A region of Takifugu flavidus isolate HTHZ2018 chromosome 2, ASM371156v2, whole genome shotgun sequence DNA encodes the following proteins:
- the LOC130521662 gene encoding hatching enzyme 1.2-like — MILQAAVVALLVHNIHTLAIQTPSDRTEGVSGNWNEDEDLSVSTLLEKANKNLGQSLEDPLVIFGDVAVPSGLENADPCTARQCLWPKASDGNVYIPFRISNQYSTRERDTITTALRSFSESTCIRFTPQRRQRDFVNIQSLGGCYSFIGRRGRSQTVSLSRRGCVFPQIVQHEMLHALGFNHEQTRSDRDQHVRILLNNVIRGQEHNFRRINTNNLGTPYDYNSVMHYGRFAFSRNNQPTIVPIPNQNVSIGRATQMSPNDILRINRLYGCRTN; from the exons ATGATCCTCCAGGCTGCCGTCGTCGCTCTCCTCGTGCACAACATCCACACACTGGCCATACAG ACGCCCTCTGATAGAACTGAAGGAGTCTCTG GAAACTGGAACGAGGATGAAGATTTGAGTGTGTCGACGCTGCTGGAGAAGGCCAACAAGAACCTGG gCCAGTCTCTGGAGGACCCCCTGGTGATCTTTGGGGACGTGGCTGTCCCATCAGGTCTGGAGAACGCTGATCCCTGCACAGCCCGTCAGTGTTTGTGGCCCAAAGCCTCAGACGGCAACGTTTACATCCCATTTCGCATCTCTAACCAGTACT CTACGAGGGAGAGGGATACCATCACCACAGCTCTACGCTCTTTCTCCGAGTCCACCTGCATCCGCTTCACGCCCCAACGCCGGCAGCGAGACTTTGTGAACATCCAGTCCCTGGGAGG GTGCTACTCTTTTATTGGTCGTCGAGGGAGGTCCCAGACGGTGTCTTTGAGCCGCCGGGGTTGTGTCTTCCCCCAGATCGTCCAACATGAGATGCTCCACGCTCTGGGCTTCAACCATGAGCAGACTCGCTCCGACAGGGACCAGCATGTTCGCATCCTCCTGAATAACGTCATCCGTG GGCAGGAACACAACTTCAGGAGGATCAACACCAACAACCTGGGCACTCCCTACGACTACAACTCTGTCATGCACTATGGAAG ATTTGCCTTCTCCAGGAACAACCAGCCAACCATCGTTCCCATCCCCAACCAGAACGTCTCCATTGGCAGGGCCACACAAATGAGTCCCAATGACATCCTGCGAATCAACCGTCTCTACGGATGCA GAACAAACTAG